A region of the Melospiza georgiana isolate bMelGeo1 chromosome Z, bMelGeo1.pri, whole genome shotgun sequence genome:
TCAAAATGCACAATTTCCTGTACATTAAACAGTAATTTCAATGTTTAATTTCACAAAAATCAACACCCACAAGAACAAGACAAAACAGCCTCAAGACAAATTCATAGATAATATTTACAGAACACAATAGGAATATTTTGATGTATATTTTATGCTGCAACATTTCAGATAAAATTATAGGAACCACGAAAAACTTTTAGACTTCATTTTGGTTTCAGCATACAAGCCCGAAACTGACTCTCTGCTGTGAAACACTACACACACTTAGTGAAAAACAGAGCTATGGCATGATTTTATTCAGCTGGTCTGTGCTCACATAGCCACAAGACGTGTTGAATTCCTTGTCTGGCACTGGCAGCGCGGTGGCATTGAGCACAAGGCCCTGTGGAGACTGAACGATGTGGATCGATGTATAGTCTGCCACAGGCATCTCTGAacttggggctgctgctgttgaaGCTCCAAAATTGGCAACAGTAGTGGTAAGGCTCTCTGTGGTGAAGTAACCATCTTCATTATAGCCTTGTTCCTGAACACGTGGCTCATTCTCTTCGTGAGAAGTCACAGCAATGCATTTTTTCACATCTGCCTCACAGAAATAGGTGTTGTCCATGGTGAAGCTTGGTTCTGTGCAGCCTTCACGCTGTGCTCTCCCCAGCTTGGATTTCTGCCCTGGTGAAAGTACAACCCTGCCTGCTGGAGTAATATCACTCACTTGAGCGTAAAAGTCAGTACTTGCCAGTGAATTCTGGTTGCTTATCTGGGTATGGACTGACGGACGGGGTGACTCAAGGCTGTCTCCAAAGGGTGCCCACAGGTGGCTGTTTTCAGACTGAGTACTCCTATGCTGGCGTTGCAGGTCTGTGTTGGCAAGGCTTGGAAGTGCCTCATCATTATCTTGCCTGTCAAGACACAAGAGATCCTCTTCTTTTTCAGTAGCCTTTTTGAACTGATCACTATCAGAGGTGGCATCACACGTGTCGCTTGCGCTGAAGTCTGTCTCTGGAATATCTGGTTCACAACAACTGGCCCGTCCAGAATCATCATCCTTCGCTCCCAAGGAGCTGTGAGATTTCAGATGATCTTCACTCAGGAGCCTGTCAGTGTCTGAGGCTCTGTTCTTTTCATCAGGGTCTTCAATGTCCAACTCAATAAACTCAACCCACAAGTCATCAATGTAGAGCTGTGTCTTGTAGTTGTCATGGCAGGCTAAGATGGAATTCACTTCATCTAGCTTTCCTTTCTACaaggcaaataaaaaagaattttataaaGGAAGTAATAGAAATGCTTGTCCTTTTTATAATGTTGACTTATGTAAAGATGACTTATGTAAAGATGTAGTTATGTAATAATTGCAAAGggattcaaaattattttatgcaaACTAATTCTATGGCAACTCCCCAAATGTCAGAATTTTCTTCTACAAAATTTTTCTGCCTGGGAGAACAGTCGTCATCTTCTACTACTATAAAGATTCCCACTGTAGATTTTAGAGTTCGATGTTACCTTCAAAAGATCTGGGTCAATCCCTTTAATCTTTGGAACCggcacaggaggaaaaataagcatttttaacctgaaaaaaaaaaaggcttttaatTGACAGTGGTCTTTTTTGAGGAAGTTAGAAAGAAGACAGGCTTACACtgcatttatatttaattacttgAAAACTtaaatgtttgaaaataaaatttcaaatacTCCTAGGGAAAGAATATTTTCTCTCATTGCAAATTACGAAACAAGTTCTCTGCAAGCTTCCTTTTGGAAATCACTTAAATTTATGTGGGAATCCATTTTGGAGTCTGGTCTTTGACAATTTAATGCTGTATAGAAAGAGAGCAAATTCCTACAGCTCTGTGAATATATTCCCTCTATACATACTTTCAATGCAACCTGATACAAACCTCAGTATGTGAcctttccaattttttttttcagagatacAGTAGCCTTGCATAGGCCCAATAAATTTAAATAGGGGAACAGAAAACAGGAATTGGTGGAAAGAGTGAATTACTTTAGAACtaataaataaaactgaaaaacatcTGCAAAAATTTAGGCTAGCATTTTGCCATCGCTATGACAGTTCTGCTTCTTGAATTATTAGTggaacaaataataaaataatttgtaattAAGGCAGGCGGTTACCCTTGTGGAGAAAGGTCTAGTAACTTCCTTGGGCATTTGCAGGCCGTGGAAATACATACTATTCTAATCCTTCATAAAGTGCATTCCTAATTTTTAGGGGacaaaaaacccctccaaaccaaaccactcCCAGTTCTTATTTTCCCTTAATACAACAGTAGCTGTTCATGCCTGTCTCCTCCATGTTACCTCTCTGCTTATTTTGCAAACAgatgaacaaaagaaaaattcaaaattctcTTTATACTGGGTTAATTGCCTATTTTAGAAAGTAAGGTGTGGAAAGTGGTTAATACAAATTCAGATATATTagttttgctgcctttttaGGGACGTTGGTGAGGTCCAGAGAGGGTAGCAGATGTCTTAAAGAGTGCCTAGAGAGAAATCTAGGCACTTTTGGCTTAACCATGGCATGTCCAAATTCCTCAGATGTTTCTGGTTTTGAGCAGATCCTCAGTGTTCTGTCCAGAAAGCTTAGTGAGAGCCAGAAATACAGTAACTTTCCATCTAATCTCTGGAGAGGCAGTGTAAACTGGTTGGGTTCTCAGAGTTCGGACTTGTGCT
Encoded here:
- the GHR gene encoding growth hormone receptor isoform X2 encodes the protein MDLRHLLFTLALICANDSLSAGDDLLQWPQISKCRSPEMETFSCFWTAGNFYNLTVPRILQLLYKKSNEEDWKECPDYMTSGQNSCYFNASYTSVWTPYCVQLASKSEVYDKKCFSVDEIVLPDPPVNLNWTLLNTSQTGIHGDIQLKPRLSTMVPLYSLKTARDYEIRIRSRQRTSEKFGEFSEILYVSFSQIGIGCDHCTEEVEFPWFLVVVFGVCGLAVTVISIMLSKQPRLKMLIFPPVPVPKIKGIDPDLLKKGKLDEVNSILACHDNYKTQLYIDDLWVEFIELDIEDPDEKNRASDTDRLLSEDHLKSHSSLGAKDDDSGRASCCEPDIPETDFSASDTCDATSDSDQFKKATEKEEDLLCLDRQDNDEALPSLANTDLQRQHRSTQSENSHLWAPFGDSLESPRPSVHTQISNQNSLASTDFYAQVSDITPAGRVVLSPGQKSKLGRAQREGCTEPSFTMDNTYFCEADVKKCIAVTSHEENEPRVQEQGYNEDGYFTTESLTTTVANFGASTAAAPSSEMPVADYTSIHIVQSPQGLVLNATALPVPDKEFNTSCGYVSTDQLNKIMP
- the GHR gene encoding growth hormone receptor isoform X1; translated protein: MDLRHLLFTLALICANDSLSAGDDLLQWPQISKCRSPEMETFSCFWTAGNFYNLTVPRILQLLYKKSNEEDWKECPDYMTSGQNSCYFNASYTSVWTPYCVQLASKSEVYDKKCFSVDEIVLPDPPVNLNWTLLNTSQTGIHGDIQVRWDPPPTADVRKGWITLEYELQYKEVNETKWKELKPRLSTMVPLYSLKTARDYEIRIRSRQRTSEKFGEFSEILYVSFSQIGIGCDHCTEEVEFPWFLVVVFGVCGLAVTVISIMLSKQPRLKMLIFPPVPVPKIKGIDPDLLKKGKLDEVNSILACHDNYKTQLYIDDLWVEFIELDIEDPDEKNRASDTDRLLSEDHLKSHSSLGAKDDDSGRASCCEPDIPETDFSASDTCDATSDSDQFKKATEKEEDLLCLDRQDNDEALPSLANTDLQRQHRSTQSENSHLWAPFGDSLESPRPSVHTQISNQNSLASTDFYAQVSDITPAGRVVLSPGQKSKLGRAQREGCTEPSFTMDNTYFCEADVKKCIAVTSHEENEPRVQEQGYNEDGYFTTESLTTTVANFGASTAAAPSSEMPVADYTSIHIVQSPQGLVLNATALPVPDKEFNTSCGYVSTDQLNKIMP